From Streptomyces sp. NBC_00775, one genomic window encodes:
- a CDS encoding TadE family protein translates to MKSWAPAWLRRRVEAAKEAASTRGDSGMTAIEFVLLTPVLFFMIFATVQFALYFFADHVAQAAAQAGARKARAMADEQPGAWRGEARDVVDSYIRQLGPQLVLSPHVTMLQPEQTTVGVEITAKVPTVFPGLDFTVHAQSSGPVERFVKEEQN, encoded by the coding sequence ATGAAGAGTTGGGCCCCGGCCTGGTTGCGCCGCCGGGTGGAGGCCGCCAAAGAGGCCGCCTCCACCCGCGGTGACTCCGGCATGACCGCGATCGAGTTCGTGCTGCTCACGCCGGTGCTCTTCTTCATGATCTTCGCGACGGTGCAGTTCGCGCTGTACTTCTTCGCGGACCACGTCGCCCAGGCGGCGGCCCAGGCGGGCGCCCGCAAGGCCCGGGCCATGGCCGACGAGCAGCCCGGAGCGTGGCGCGGCGAGGCGCGTGACGTGGTCGACAGCTACATCCGCCAGCTCGGCCCGCAGCTCGTCCTGTCCCCTCACGTGACGATGCTCCAGCCGGAGCAGACCACGGTCGGGGTGGAGATCACGGCGAAGGTACCTACGGTCTTTCCGGGGCTGGACTTCACGGTGCACGCGCAGTCGTCCGGGCCCGTGGAGAGGTTCGTGAAGGAGGAGCAGAACTGA
- a CDS encoding type II secretion system F family protein: MGGLFSTTVLFALASGVAVGGGLALFAVAVRGLPAKPEHEKQKANERAGELIRFAGQRGSIAAIAGLVVLLLTRWAVAGIAAGILVFFWDKLFGGASEERAAMRRVEALASWTESLRDTIAGAVGLEQAIPASARASAPVLRPHLDALVDRLRSRTPLPEALQHLADEINDASADIIVAALILNARLRGPGLRQVLGALAKSAREEVDMRQRVMAQRASTRRSVQIVIAVTIAFVLGLSIFNRDFVEPYSTAVGQVVLAGVCGLFALGFLWLRKLSTIETPERFLVRDESSVQFVRPRTPGTPAQSLPDEGVRR, translated from the coding sequence ATGGGCGGGCTGTTCTCCACGACCGTCCTGTTCGCGCTCGCGTCCGGTGTCGCCGTCGGCGGGGGCCTCGCGCTGTTCGCCGTCGCCGTACGCGGACTGCCCGCCAAGCCCGAGCACGAGAAGCAGAAGGCGAACGAACGAGCCGGAGAGCTGATCCGGTTCGCCGGGCAGCGCGGCTCGATCGCCGCCATCGCCGGTCTCGTCGTCCTGCTGCTCACCCGCTGGGCCGTTGCCGGTATCGCGGCCGGGATCCTCGTCTTCTTCTGGGACAAGCTCTTCGGCGGCGCCTCGGAGGAGCGGGCCGCCATGCGGCGCGTGGAAGCCCTGGCCTCCTGGACCGAGTCGCTGCGCGACACGATTGCGGGCGCGGTCGGTCTGGAGCAGGCCATCCCCGCCTCGGCGCGCGCCTCCGCTCCCGTACTGCGGCCGCATCTCGACGCGCTGGTGGACCGGCTGCGCTCCCGTACGCCACTGCCCGAGGCCTTGCAGCACCTGGCCGACGAGATCAACGACGCCTCCGCGGACATCATCGTCGCCGCGCTCATCCTCAACGCGCGGCTGCGCGGCCCCGGTTTGCGGCAGGTACTGGGCGCGCTGGCCAAGTCGGCGCGCGAGGAAGTCGACATGCGGCAGCGGGTCATGGCGCAGCGTGCCTCGACCCGCCGCTCGGTCCAGATCGTCATCGCGGTGACCATCGCCTTCGTCCTCGGCCTGTCGATCTTCAACCGCGACTTCGTCGAGCCGTACAGCACGGCGGTCGGACAGGTCGTACTCGCCGGTGTCTGCGGCCTGTTTGCACTCGGCTTCCTGTGGCTGCGCAAGCTGTCCACCATCGAGACGCCGGAACGGTTCCTGGTGCGGGACGAGTCGTCGGTCCAGTTCGTACGTCCCCGTACGCCTGGTACGCCTGCCCAGTCCCTGCCGGATGAGGGGGTACGTCGATGA
- a CDS encoding TadE/TadG family type IV pilus assembly protein — protein sequence MTSLLSLVRDRISRDSDSDRGLSTIEVVILAPVMILFILVLVAFGQMVDGRGALDGAARDAARAGSIQKEEGVAMSEARKAADADLSDVCSGPVTVTKTSAGWANAELFTVEVSCEVRGLAMLGLDIPTHLTASFTSPLDPFKRKA from the coding sequence ATGACGAGTCTGCTCTCCCTCGTACGGGACCGGATTTCCCGTGACAGCGACAGCGACCGCGGGCTGTCGACGATCGAGGTGGTGATCCTCGCTCCGGTGATGATCCTCTTCATCCTCGTGCTGGTGGCCTTCGGGCAAATGGTGGACGGACGCGGGGCGTTGGACGGCGCCGCGCGCGACGCCGCACGCGCCGGTTCGATCCAGAAGGAAGAGGGCGTCGCGATGTCGGAGGCCCGCAAGGCGGCCGACGCCGACCTGTCGGACGTCTGCTCCGGTCCGGTGACCGTGACCAAGACCAGCGCCGGCTGGGCGAATGCCGAGCTCTTCACGGTCGAGGTGAGCTGTGAGGTACGGGGTCTGGCCATGCTGGGCCTGGACATCCCGACCCACCTGACGGCGTCGTTCACTTCGCCGCTCGATCCCTTCAAGAGGAAGGCGTGA
- a CDS encoding type II secretion system F family protein → MNLTMPIVIGAVLGLGFYALVRALMPSKRSAVAQVARIDAMRARGAAYESAHHSKDTDTGRIGSLRAQVGRRIAELYMQQGWEQRSLRADLAVLDRSWEKFLATKVLLAAAGVFFGPLLFAVVWTLGFGSSPIIPVWLALLFAAVFFLLPDVEVRRDAADKRRDLRRVIGAYLDLVSMSLAGGRGLPEALMAAAEISDGWATQRIRNALSDARITGISQWQALGSLGEELGVEELKDLSASLALVADDGAKVRESLASRAETMRHRELSEIEGSAGEKSQSMLVAQLLLCAGFLVFLIFPAAMRVFQV, encoded by the coding sequence ATGAACCTGACCATGCCGATCGTGATCGGCGCCGTCCTGGGGCTTGGGTTCTACGCTCTCGTACGCGCCCTCATGCCGTCGAAGCGCAGTGCGGTCGCTCAGGTCGCGCGCATCGACGCGATGCGGGCGCGGGGAGCGGCGTACGAGTCCGCGCACCACAGCAAGGACACGGACACCGGGCGGATTGGGAGCCTTCGGGCCCAAGTGGGCCGACGGATCGCCGAGTTGTACATGCAGCAGGGCTGGGAACAGCGCTCGCTCCGTGCCGACCTGGCGGTCCTGGACCGGAGTTGGGAGAAGTTCCTCGCGACGAAGGTCCTGCTGGCCGCGGCGGGTGTCTTCTTCGGCCCGCTCCTGTTCGCCGTCGTCTGGACCCTCGGCTTCGGCAGCAGCCCGATCATCCCCGTCTGGTTGGCACTGCTCTTCGCGGCCGTGTTCTTCCTCCTCCCGGATGTGGAGGTACGGCGCGACGCGGCGGACAAGCGGCGCGACCTGCGGCGCGTGATCGGTGCGTATCTGGACCTGGTGTCGATGAGCCTGGCGGGCGGTCGAGGTCTCCCTGAGGCGCTGATGGCCGCCGCCGAGATCTCCGACGGCTGGGCTACGCAGCGCATTCGCAACGCGCTCTCCGACGCCCGGATCACCGGCATCAGCCAGTGGCAGGCCCTCGGTTCGCTCGGCGAGGAGCTGGGCGTCGAGGAGCTCAAGGATCTTTCCGCCTCACTGGCGCTCGTCGCGGACGACGGCGCGAAGGTGCGCGAGTCGCTCGCCTCGCGCGCCGAGACAATGCGACACCGCGAACTCTCTGAGATCGAGGGCAGCGCGGGCGAGAAGTCGCAGTCGATGCTGGTCGCGCAGCTGCTGCTCTGTGCAGGCTTCCTGGTCTTCCTGATCTTCCCCGCCGCGATGCGCGTGTTCCAGGTCTGA